The sequence ACTGCCGGGCTGTTCTCCCGCTGGGATGCACCCTGAGGCCACTGTCCCCATGCACCCGTGTCACCcggtgctcagcccagctccatcCTCACCCCACTccaccctgcctcagtttcccctgcgggagggcagtgctggagctgcgggcagggctgggccaCCTTCACCACACCACAACCAGACTCACCCACTTGACACATCTTCACCGGGCTGGCATCAGGCCACCAGAGCCCCTCGGTGTCCCCAGGTTGGtggctggatcctttggggtccCCACATGGCTGGGCAGGGCCAGGACAAGGACCAGGACCAGGaccaggctgcaggagctgctcaccAGCTGCACCCCACTGCTGCTCCTGTTCCTGTCGGACCAGCTCCCCAGGACGAACAAGGGGATAACTCCACCttccacagccctgtccccacccctgggCTCCCCTCGATGCCGAGCGCGGCTGTGCCGTGGGACCCCGTGCCACACCGTGCCGATACACCACACCGTGCCGATACACCACACCGTGCCCATACACCACACCGTGCTGCCTCATCCCCTTCCCCATCGTCTCCACCTCCCCAGCACGCTCAGGTTGGGCCACACCGTCAGGTTCTGAGGATCcacctgcagagaaggaaaagcagagaggTCAGAGGCTGCTGACTCCCCAGAAGGTGACTCAGAGGAGCCAGTTTGGTGACAATCGCCCTGATGAGGCTTCCAGGGAAGTCACTGATAGCGAGACAGCAAAAGCTGGGGACAAGGGCTTGCCGAGGGGGCTGCGGGACAGCAGTGCAACTCTGTTCACACCAAGAGGGAGACCCTTGCCAAGAGATGCTCCCCACAAAGCTCATTTACAGCAGCGATTTAATTACAGGGACATCAGTGTAGGCTCTCAGGACTGGGCTTGGTCCAGGTAGAAGCTCAGAGACACGTGTCCCTCATCCCCACctgagccccagcccagccctcagCCTCCTCGGATCCCACACGGCCCACAGCGCTGGGACTTGGGGTCCCATCCTTCCCCTTTCACCCTGCACACAGCCCTGCTGCACGGGGTCAGGGAGAAGAGACCCCCCTGCTGCAACACATCACCGTCCCCACTGCCACTGCAGACAGGACCAGGCTGTCACATCGCGCTTTCcagagggaaaaagaggagaTAACATCCCATTTTCCCCACGCCTTGGGCTAGGGCAGCGTCTGCAAACGCTTGAGCAAAGGGCAAAAGCAGCCAGAGGATTTCGCCGTTCATCTTTGGAAAAGGATGAGCTGGATGCGAGTCGAATGACAACCAGAGTCTTTATTCAAATAGTCCCTTAGGATGGTTGCAGACATACAGACACACGTACATATTTACACTCTTACACACCTCACAGAGCTTGAaccaataaattaaaacaaaaagagggcggggggggattttttttatccttttcctgtttttttgtCACGTAAGAAACAGCAGCTccccaaggcaaggctgggggGCCAGCTCGAGGACGGCGAAACAAGCCAACACGGACACAACCCTGCCCCAAAAAAGATGCGATGACAGCGAGTGTGCTTTGCAGCAGGAGGCCACTTCATACTCGGGCTTCGATGCACTCCAGTTTGACCATTTCGTCCAGCCTGCAACCCTCGGCTTGGGCACAGTGGCTCAGGTGGGCACTTGGGCTCTCAGCACCTCGagttttgggggtctgggggcaggCGGCCGCAGTCTGAGAGTGGGGGGAGTCGCATTCATCCGAGGTAATGTCGGGCACGTCGTCCGACTGGCTGTCGGAGCTCTCCAGGTCGCTCCGTATGCTCTCAGGTTGGGCCAGGGTGATGTCCCAGGTTTTGCTGGTAACGCAGTCCTTTTGCTCACAGCTTTGGTGTTTGCACGTCTGCTCCTGGTCGccatcctcttcctcttcctcctcctcctcctcttcctcattctCTGCCATTTGGGTGTGGACGTGCAGAGAGTcctcggtgctgctgctgctggccagcTGGTAGTGACTGGGTTTGGCTTCGATGTCCACCTGGATCTCCATGTTATTGCACTCCCTGCAAAAACAAGCACCCTTGTGTTACTGGGTACGGTTACTGCGTTGGACTGGGTCACTACTGGGCACTGCATCACTgtactgggttggactgggtcaCCACTGGGCACTGCACCACTGTACTGGGAGGGTCATGCTTCCCAGATGTGAGCAACCacgtgaaaggaggttggaaaatggagggggttggtgtcttctcccaagtaggagagagagaataagaagaaatggcctcaggttgtgccaggggaggtttaagttggatatttggaacaatttcttccccaaagggctgtggggcattggaacaggctgcccagggcagtgctggagtcaccatccctggagaggttggaCAGAGCACAGATTTTTCTGCTCCCAACACTCCGCTCACCATCGCGTGCCCCTCCTACCTGTCCTGGGGGTTGTAGGAGCTGATGATGGAACCAGCCATGGCTCGAGTGCTGGCGTTGTCGCTGATCGCCCCCAAGCTGACCGAGTCTTTGGGGAAAATCTCCTTCTGGACATCTGCCTGAACTTCCAGCCTGTAGAAAAGAGGATTGACTCCTCAGAAATGCCTTAGATGGTCCCCGAGGGGCATCAACCACTCATTGTTCAACACGGGAAAGCAAGAGACCCTCTGTGCCGGCCCAGCTCGGCACGACAGAGCTTAACCCCAATGGTTCCTCTTATTTAGTCTCATTTTTGGCTCCGTTTAGGTGAAGCCGTTGTGTTTTCCATGATGAAGGTAAAGCTGTGTTTACATCTATGACTCATGCAATTCCTGCGAAGAACCCATTTCCACAGACCCAGCGCGATTATATCCCGGCTGCCGTATCGACACGTGGCTCTAATTACCCAGCAAAGTGACTCACAGGCAGGCTGGGAGGAAAACTGCGGTGTAACCTCTTGGAAAGCAGCGATCCTGCTTGGTGCAGGCCAGCGGGGAAAAGGAAATCTCAAAACCCATAGGTTGGGACAAGGGGACTGGAAAATCTCTAAGCAGGCCAGGCAGGCAGGTCTGTGCTATTGCCAATTAACCTGAAGCATCAGCTCCGCACTTTcaaggagctcaggagggacagaAACTTGCTTATCTTTTGTCCTCCTTACAAGAACCAGCCCAGCACTGATTCCAGAGCagcctgctctgctgggactggtTATCCTACAgggcgtttcaaaaagatggactcaattcCAAAGCAGCATATTTCACAGTGGCAatgtgttacaattacacaaaaatgaaTGACTTATCAAGTGTAGTAACCTTTTCACACGTGCTCTGTGTTCCCCCCACCTGCTGTACGGACAACATGGAGATAATAGTTTCTCAAACTGGCTCCATCTTTTTGCAACACCCTGGACAACGGACCGAGAAGTAAAAACACCAGGACGTGACTCCCAAGTCGAAGCAGCAGCATTGAGAGTCCTGAATTGCTCCCCAGAATAACCCTGCTCAACCAACATAGGCTTTAGGGGCTTCTCCCCCTTTATTTCGTGCCCACCAGCTCAGTTACCTGCTGTACTTGCCCTTGCCACCCGAGAGGACCCCGCCGCTCAGGGTGCCCCCCGAGAGCGCGGCGAAGCTGGCCGTCTCGCTGTAGTTGCCCTGCATGACGCTGAGCCCATCGGTGGGGCTGCCGCTGGTGCTCAGCACGCTGGTCAAGCCCTCGATGCTGCTTTCGCCGATGCTGGGGTTCTTCAGGGCTCGCCAGGCGTCGGCCACTGCGGGGAGGAACGGCACAGGGATGGGGATCAGCAATGGAAAACGGGGTGGCTGCGATGGAGCTGGTGGGGGGCAGGTTCAGACTGACCCTCTGCCTCATCCAGGGTGAGGAAGAGCTGAGATTTGCCCACAGCTGATCACCAGCACAAGACTGAAGCGAACAACTGCTTGTAGCCAAACCCAGGGAGAGAGGGACATCCAGATTTGGGACATTTTAAGACCCCACTACTATTTCATTACAAGAGGCAGCTACATCACCTTGCTTCACCCCCCACCCTTCACCAGTTATCACATTACCCGTGATCGGTCCATCATCTTCATCAAACTCGATTTTCACACCCTTTCCGTTGGCAGTGCTGACCCCGCAGCCACCGCCCCGGCACAGCGAGATGGGCACAACGCCGTAGACGTACGCCAGCATGATGGGGACGCCGATACCTGTGGAGGAGGACGCGCTGAGTTAAGAGGAGCTTAAGGCCGAGCTGTGTTGGGCAGATGGAAAGGTCTCTTTGGGGTAAGGACTCTCTGTTGGGGAAGGAAAACGGGGCTGGGCCCACTTACCAACACTGACAGCAGCGATGACAGGAGAGGCGATGACCGACAAGGTGACACCACCAGTAATGGCCAAGTTCCTCTTGTGCTTAGAGGTTTTCTTTCCCTCGTACCTGCTGTGTATCTGAGGGAGGGAGAAGCACCAGGTGAGAACAGTTTGGCCACGAGCAAACACCAGCAGAAAACATCAGTAAACTTGTGATTTTACAGCCTTGTCAGCTGGATTAGTGTGTGAAGAACCTCATCTTCAGCACAGATCAGGTCTAGCAGGTGGATCTATGTCTAAGAAAAAGAAGCAGCTGCAAATACAGTCCCGACATGTTATTTCTTCCCTCTCAGCGTCTCTTTATCAGCACAGACACACAACAGCATCACGGAGCAGCAGGTCAGCATCAAAACACAAGTGACTTATGGAAAGCAAAGGGTGATGTTCAGGGTTCTCCACTGTCCCACAGAGCCCATCATTACAGGATGTGTTCAAAAAGGACCATGTTTCCCCTTGGGTGCTGCTGGTTCAAGGCAGCAGCACAAACACAATGCAAAACGCATTTTTGAGAGAACTTAAGCCTGGAGAGCTATCAGCCACCACCTTCCCTCTCCCCACACAAAGCCCAAAAGATAAGGCAAGCTTTAGAAGAAACAACTGAATTTTGGTTCTATGACAAGATCCACCCTTCGTATCAACTCTGAATTTCTGGTGAGATGCCTCGAGTACAAAGAACGCCCCAAAAACCCCGAATCCCTCAGCTTGTGCTCTCCACACTTACCTTCCTCCCGACATACACCGGGATGCCAATGACCATAGCGGGGATGGCAATGCCAGCAATGAGGGAAATGCCTACAGGAGCACCGATCAACGTGCCCAGCTGCCAGAGAATCTTCTTTTTACGACTCCATGGCTTTTTGCCCCAGAATGTACAGCCAGAGGGGCTTCATGGAAGGGAAAAAATGACATTAACACCACAGCAATTCCTAAGCGCTCGTGAACCCCAAGTTCAGCCTCCGCATGAACAGAACCCAAAGCTTAGGAAGCGGGAGACAACTCAAAAAAAggtttcccctctttttttcccccatcattcccaagggaatggcagaggatgtgccggggaggttcaggttggacatgagaaaaaggttcttcacccagagggtgctggacactggacaggttccccagggaggtgtcacagccccaacctgatgcatttggacaacacccttggacacatggtgtgaattttgggatatggtgcagggacaggagttggattcaatgatccatgtgggttccttccaactcaggccaTTCTACAAGATTAGTTGGCTTATCAGGCGATTAGCACACCACCAGGTGTTTAATATCCAGCATTCCAAGAGCTCTCAAGTCCAATTGTATCAGTAGGAGCTTTGGTGTGGAAGAACATCCTCACGCTCCCATGTGGGCAGAAAGCTCAGATCTTTGGGTCAGAAAGATGACAACTGGAACGACTGATTGGAGAAGCAGGAGGACGAAAGGCCGAGACACGACCCCAACGCCCCCAAGCAGCCTCCTCACCTGAGGTAATGCAGGTCCGAGATCTCCTTCATGCAGAGCCAGCAGAACTCGCAGCCGCACACCGCGCACGTCATGTGGTTACAGCTCCCGTCGTTCATCTTGATGATGTAGGCGCTGCAGCGCGGGCACGGCTTGATGTCATCGGCTACGGGGAGGAAACGGGACTGAGTTGGACCCTCTGCGGAGAGCATGAGGAATCAACACAGGGCATCTCGCTATGGACTGAAACCCTCGTTTCTGCGCGGGCAGAACACCGTTGCTAATCACGGATAACGTGGGGATGCTTGTGGTTTTAGTTTATCTTCAGAGCAAGGAGATCATATTGATGAGACAGATCTCAAAGCCATGTGCCTGGGCAGCAAGGACTGAGAACAACAGTCCCTTTAAAAAGCTTATTCTGGCCTTGAATGGGATGTGTTCCAGAACGTGCTTAAATGCTGGAAACAAGTCATACCTGCCCTGCGCTAACCAAGGCAACAGCGCAAGAATGAACCATTACTAAATTGCTCCACCGAGGTGATTCATGGGCCAAGAATGACAGAACAATCAGGAGAAGGAGGCATCGGGGAAACTGCAAACCTGGCCCTCCAAAGGAGCTAAAAGGGAGCGGGGTCCACAGCCGCACACGGCGCCCAGTGCGGGGCTGCCCGGGCCCAGTTTGCTGCTGGTAAAGCGGGACAAGGttccttcatctcctccttcattCAAGCGCCATCTGACCGCGGTTGTGCAACGGCGCGGTTCGGGGCTTTGCTGGCAGCCTCTGCAACGCTCAGCAATATGAAATCCAGCTGCTGAGACCAGCTCGCACCTTATTAATCACTGTATTAAACCCAGCAAGAATGGGGTGGGGAAAAACCACTGTTTCGAGAGCCTCCCTCTCCGTGGCTGAGTGCTAAGACCTTCCTGGCAGGGATCTCCTTTAAAAGGATGTAAAAAAGCTCAGGAACTATTTTCCCTTGCTGTTTTGTACCACAGGCTATGGTAATATCTGCACTGTCCATTATCAGGACCCTCTAACTGGGGCACGTGGAACCTCGACACACCACCAAGCCACCTCTGAACCACACTAGTTCCATTATAAATAAGCATTTTAACATTTGAACTCCTGACATTGAAGGAAAAGCAGGGTGTTTTGTTTAAGGGTAGGGCGGGACTTCATGAAATGGCCTTGCTGCCCATTTCCAGAGCAAATAGATTTAGTTTTAATGACAGCTAACTCGGTAGACACAGCAGCTCCTACCAATCAGCATAGGAGTCTGTGGGTTGGCATTTCTTCTGTATTGAACGTTACTAAAACCCAGAGTGAGCTCCCCGCACTGAGCTAGACATGAACGCCACGTTTTACTACCGCAGCTGGCAAACTTGAAGTCACGAGGGTAAAAAGTGCCAGTTCGCTCAGGGTTTAGATCAGCACGAAACAAGAACATCCAAGATCAAAAGAGCCACAAGCCTCGCTGGGGCGGATGGAGGAGCTGCCGTGACGCGAAGGACCCAAAGCACATCGTCAGCTGCTGAATCTGGTTTGCACCCTCAGAGGAGCCCAC is a genomic window of Patagioenas fasciata isolate bPatFas1 chromosome 25, bPatFas1.hap1, whole genome shotgun sequence containing:
- the RNF19B gene encoding E3 ubiquitin-protein ligase RNF19B, with amino-acid sequence MGSERDSESPRSSSIHSAAAKCPKPGRRRRLSFQSVFSAAAASAAGGRRRAKAEPPPAAPPPPPAAPPAPPPPPPPPPPAPEEAPVVPEGGGEEELECPLCLVRQPAENAPRLLSCPHRSCGACLRQYLRIEITESRVNICCPECSERLNPADIRRLLRDSPHLVAKYEEFMLRRCLAADPDCRWCPAPDCGYAVIAYGCASCPKLTCEREGCQTEFCYHCKQIWHPNQTCDMARQQRAQTLRVRTKHTSGLSYGQESGPADDIKPCPRCSAYIIKMNDGSCNHMTCAVCGCEFCWLCMKEISDLHYLSPSGCTFWGKKPWSRKKKILWQLGTLIGAPVGISLIAGIAIPAMVIGIPVYVGRKIHSRYEGKKTSKHKRNLAITGGVTLSVIASPVIAAVSVGIGVPIMLAYVYGVVPISLCRGGGCGVSTANGKGVKIEFDEDDGPITVADAWRALKNPSIGESSIEGLTSVLSTSGSPTDGLSVMQGNYSETASFAALSGGTLSGGVLSGGKGKYSRLEVQADVQKEIFPKDSVSLGAISDNASTRAMAGSIISSYNPQDRECNNMEIQVDIEAKPSHYQLASSSSTEDSLHVHTQMAENEEEEEEEEEEEDGDQEQTCKHQSCEQKDCVTSKTWDITLAQPESIRSDLESSDSQSDDVPDITSDECDSPHSQTAAACPQTPKTRGAESPSAHLSHCAQAEGCRLDEMVKLECIEARV